From one Mya arenaria isolate MELC-2E11 chromosome 4, ASM2691426v1 genomic stretch:
- the LOC128230309 gene encoding protocadherin gamma-B1-like, with product MLPPHHFGQTENTIQVEAVDAAPSSFRPNGKHNTGQVTVKVIIGDENDNAPYFEESENTFVVKEDLQIGTVVARVSAIDIDSDSVMTYRVLDPSSGKQLPFSGIPQTGDITVAGELDYDEGKRTFVFAIEVFDSKFTGRTNVTVNILDINDNPPVVQSYTFDNITENDLSVFLENSHQG from the exons ATGCTGCCCCCTCATCATTTCGGCCAAACGGAAAACACAATACAGGTGGAGGCCGTTGATGCTGCCCCCTCATCATTCCGGCCAAACGGAAAACACAATACAG GTCAGGTGACGGTGAAGGTGATTATCGGCGATGAAAACGACAATGCACCATACTTCGAGGAATCAGAGAACACCTTTGTTGTGAAAGAAGACTTGCAGATTGGAACAGTTGTTGCCAGGGTATCAGCAATTGACATAGACTCAG ATTCTGTGATGACGTACCGGGTCCTGGACCCGAGCTCTGGCAAGCAGCTACCGTTCTCTGGCATACCCCAGACAGGGGACATAACTGTAGCCGGTGAACTTGATTACGACGAAGGAAAAAGG AcgtttgtttttgcaattgagGTGTTTGACTCGAAGTTCACAGGCCGCACAAATGTGACAGTAAACATCCTGGATATAAATGATAACCCGCCAGTAGTTCAGTCATACACGTTTGACAACATAACAGAAAACGACCTCAGTGTTTTTTTGGAAAACTCTCATCAGG GTTAA